Below is a window of Synechococcus sp. RSCCF101 DNA.
CCCGCGGGCGTCCGAGCAGGCTCAGGGGAATCACCTCCAGGCCCACCAGGCGCCGGGTCGGGCCATCCCAGACCGGGCGCACCCCCATCAGAGCCAGCATCTGGGCGATGTCCTCCCCGCCGTTGCGCATGGTGGCCGTGCCCCAGACCGAGAGAGCCAGGCTGCGCAGGGGCTCGCCCTCCTCAAGCAGGTAGAGGTCGAGCAGCTGGGCCGCGCTGCGCTCCCCCAGGCTCCAGGCCGCCTCGGTGGGCAGGCCGCGCAGATCGACGCTGTAGAAGTTGCGGCCGGTGGGGAGCACATCCGGACGCCCCCGGGTGGGAGCCCCCGAGGGACCGGCCGCCACCCGCCGGCCCGCCAGCCCGCGAAGCAGCCCCTGCCGCTCCCGCTCCGGGCTGATCAGCAGGGGTGGCAGCACCGTGGCCGCCAGGCGCTCGAGGCAGGCCGCGGTGGTCGCTCCGGCGGCGGCCTCCGGGACCGGCGCAGAGAGGACAGCGGGCGCATGCTCCAGCCGGGCGCGATCGAGCAGAGCCTCCAGCAGCGGCCGCGCCAGGGCCTCCAGCAGCGTCACCGCATCCCCGGTCAGACGCAGCGGCGGCAGTCCGCTGATGGCAGCCGGTCCCTGCATCAGGCAACGCCGGATCGGTTCGAGGCGCTCCCGGTCGCCGGCAGCCAGTGGCGCCTCCTCCGGCGCGCTCCAGGGGTCCAGCTCCAGACCCAGGTCCAGCGCGAGGGCCTGCGGCAGTCCCGGTTCACCGGCCAGAGGCGGCCGGCACAGGCAGGCCAGCAGCCCCAGCAGCCGCTCCCGCTCGGGCAGCACCCCGAAGCGGTGCAGGCCGACACGGATCTGGGCCTCCTTGAGTTCGCACAGATAGCCGTCCGCGGCCGCGAAGCGCTCCTCCCGCTCCTCCTCTCCGCTGAGCTCCGGCAGGGCCAGGGCCTCCAGGGAGGTCTCGATGCGCCCGGCGAGAAGGCCGGCCCGCTCGCCCCCGAGCTGGACGCAGTCCCAGTACTCATCCATCAGCGCCTCGAGCTGCTGCAGCGGACCATGCAGTCCGGCGCGATCGAGGGGCGGCGTCAGGTGATCGATGATCACCGCCTGCGCCCGTCGCTTGGCCTGTGTGCCCTCGCCCGGGTCGTTGACGATGAAGGGGTACAGATGGGGCATGGGCCCCAGGGCGAGCTCGGGGTGGCAGGCGGGCGAGAGACCCAGCCCCTTGCCGGGCAGCCACTCCAGGTTGCCGTGCTTGCCCACGTGCACCACGGCGTGGGCCCGGTGCCGTTCCCGCAGCCAGAGGTAATGGGCCAGATAGGCGTGGGTGGGGGGCAGATCCGGGGCGTGGTAGCTGAGGGCGGGATCGCGGTCATAGCCGCGGGGCGGCTGCACCAGCAGCACGACATGGCCGAAACGCACCATGGCGATCGGGAAGCCGCCCTCGACCAGGCTCGGGTCGGCATCGGGCGGTCCCCAGCGGCGCTCCACATCGCTGCGCAGGGCCTCGGGCAGCCGGTCCCACCAGCGCCGGTAGAGCTCCAGCGGCAGGCAGTCGCCGGCGGACCGGGACCCGGCTTCCGGATCGTGGGTGCGGCAGGCCAGCACCCGGGCCATCAGCTCGCGGCCGTCCCGGGGGAGGGGCGCGGAGGAATCCCCATCGTCGAGGCGATACCCCGCCTCGACGAGCCAGTGGAGGATGGCCGCGGCGCTGTCGGGGGTGTCCAGACCGACCCCGTTCGCCAGCCGCCCATCCCGGCTGGGGTAGTTGGCCAGCACCAGGGCGATGCGTCGCTCGGCCGGCGAGCAGCGGCGCAGGCGCACCCAGGCCAGGGCCAGACGCACGATGAAGTCGAGCCGTTCCGGGTCCGGCACCAGCCCCTGGAGAGCCGTGGCCAGGTGAGCATCGACGCCGATCGGCTCCTTGAACGCGGCCACCCGGGTGGTGATGCGGCCGTCCAGTTCCGGCAGGGCCACCTGCATCGTCAGATCCAGGGGAGCGAGACCGGTGCTGCGCCCCTGCCAGGCGCTGCGCGGCTGCGTGCTCGTGAGCACCTGCAGCACCGGCACGTCGAGGGCCTCCCAGAGGGGGGCCCCGAGGCCCGCCTCCTCGAACCGCACCGACGCGAAGGAGGTGCCGCAGAGCACCAGATCCACCCGTTCCCGGCCGAGCAGGTCGCGCACCCCCTCCTGCACGCCCGGATCGCGCAGGCCACTCACCCAGAGCAGGCGGGGACAGAGGCCCGCCTCCCGCAGCTGGCGCAGCAGCAGCCGGGGGAAGCGGAGGTCATCGGCCTGGAGCCAGGCCCGGTAGAGCACCACCCCCACCCGGGGGCCGGGATCATCCCGCCAGTCCCAGGGCTCGGGATCCGGCGGCAGCTCCAGGGGCGGCGGCGGACCCGGATCCTCCGAGCGGGCCAGTCGGTCCATCAGGGACAGCGCCCCGCCCCAGACCGCCGGCCCGCCGATGCGCAGGCTGGCGGCTAGCGCATCGGCCAGCGGCAGGGGCAGCGAGCCGAGGTAATGCAGGCTGGCGTCCAGTTCCGGAGCTCCCGCCAGCACGATCAGGTGGCGACCGGGCGCCTGCATCTGCCAGTCCCGCAGGCACTCGAGGCCGTAACTCCAGTGCCCGCGACCACCGAGCAGCCGCACCAGCACGACCCGGGCCGCAGGCAGGCTGTGACGCACGTAGTGGTCGATCACCGCCGGATGGCTGAGGGCCGCCAGGTTCAGCCCGCGCATTATGGCGCCACCACGGGCGGCATGGGCTGACCGCGCAGAAGCCAGGGCGGAGAGGTCGGTGTCGGCGCTGCTGAGCACGAGCAGTGGAGCCGCCGGCTGCTCGACGAATGCCGGTCGTTCATCGGGCTCGTAGGCCCCGGGGACGGCGGCAAGGCGGTGCATGCGGACCGTGGGGCCTCATCTGGAGAGCATGCTGCTCACCCGGCCGCATCGATGGCAGCGGCCCCACCGGGGCGGTGAGAAGATCGCTCCCTCACGCTCCGGCCCGCCGCCTCCATGCAGTCGTTCCTCCCCTATGCCTGGTTCCGCGGGCGCTGCGTGCCGTTCGCGGAGGCCACGGTGTCGGTGGCCACCCACGCCCTGCACTACGGCACCGGCGCCTTCGGGGGGATGCGGGCTCTGCCGAACCCGGAGAAGCCCTCCGAGATCCTGCTCTTCCGTGCCGATCGCCACGCCCGGCGTCTCGCCCAGAGCGCGCGTCTGCTGCTCACGGACCTGGCGGAGGCAACGGTCCTCGACGCGGTGACGGCCATGCTGCGCGCCAACCGACCGAGCACGCCGAGCTATCTCAGGCCCTTCGTGTACACGAGCGATCTGGGCATCGCACCGCGCCTGCACGACATCGAGACCGATTTCCTCATCTATGGCATCGAGCTGGGCGACTACCTCTCACCCGACGGCGTCAGCTGCCGCATCAGCAGCTGGACCCGGCAGGAGGACCGCTCCCTGCCGCTGCGGGGCAAGATCAGCGGCGCCTACATCACCAGTTCACTGGCCAAGACCGAGGCGGTGCAGAGCGGCTTCGATGAAGCCCTGCTGCTCAACAGCCGCGGCAAGGTGAGCGAGGCCAGCGGCATGAACCTCTTCATCGTCCGCGACGGGGTGCTGATCACCCCCGGCGTGGATCAGGACATTCTCGAGGGCATCACACGCGCCAGCGTGATCGAGCTGGCCCGCGACATGGGCATTCACGTGGTGGAGCGGGCGGTGGACAAGACCGAGCTGCTGGTGGCCGACGAGGTCTTCCTCACCGGAACGGCGGCCAAGATCACCCCGATCCGCCGGGTGGAGACCACCGACCTCAGCGGACCCCGCCCGCTGATGACGGCGCTCAAGCAGAAGCTCACGGCCATCACCGAGGGGCGCGAACCGGCCTATGAGCACTGGGTCACCCGGATCGCCCTCGATCAGGCTTCCTAAGATCATCGGCCCAGGCGGAGCGGATCGAGTTGATGGCCCAGGCGGAGACGCACCCAGCCCCTGTCGTTGAAGCGACGGGTCGTCACGCCGAACCCGCGCCCGAGGGCTCCAGCGCCTTCCTCGAACGGTTGCACGCCCGCAACCGGCCTGTGCTGGTGTTCGACGGGGCGATGGGCACCTCGCTCCAGACCATGGACCTGACGGCCGAGGACTTCGGCGGGCCGGTGCTGGAGGGCTGCAACGAGAACCTGGTGGTCACCCGGCCCGACGCCGTTCAGGAGGTGCACCGCCGCTTCCTCGAGGCCGGCTGCGATGTGATCGAGACCGACACCTTCGGTGCCGCCTCGGTGGTGCTGGCGGAATACGGCCTCGAGGACCGGGCGCACGAGCTGAACCGGAGGGCGGCCGAACTGGCGAAGGAGGTGGCGCAGGCCTTCTCCACGCCGGAGAAACCGCGCTTCGTGGCCGGATCGATGGGGCCCACCACCAAGCTGCCCACCCTCGGCCACATTCCCTTCGACACCCTGAGGAACGCCTATCAGGAGCAGGCCGAGGGGCTTCTGGCAGGCGGGGTGGATCTGTTGCTGGTCGAGACCTGCCAGGACGTGCTGCAGATCAAGGCCGCCCTCCAGGGCATCGAGGCCGCCTTCGAGACCTGGGGCGGCCGGCGGCCGCTGATGGTGTCGGTGACGATGGAGACCACGGGCACCATGCTCGTCGGCTCGGACATCGCCGCCGTGGTGGCGATCCTGGAGCCCTTCCCCATCGACGTACTCGGGCTGAACTGCGCCACCGGGCCGGAGCAGATGAAGGAGCACATCCGCTACCTGAGCGACCACAGCCCCTTCGTGCTGAGCTGCATCCCCAACGCCGGACTGCCGGAGAACGTGGGCGGCGTGGCCCACTACCGGCTCCGGCCGATCGAACTGCGCATGCAGCTGCTCCACTTCGTGGAGGATCTGGGGGTGCAGGTGATCGGTGGCTGCTGCGGCACCACCCCGGATCACATCCGCGCTCTGGCGGAGATGGCGGAGGGGATGAGCCCGAAGACCCGGGCGATCCGCGGCCCCCGGGATCAGAGCGGACGTCCCTGCCTGGGCTATGAGCCCTCAGCGGCATCGATCTACGGAACCACCACCTACGAACAGGATCAGTCGTTCCTGATCATCGGGGAGCGCCTCAATGCCAGCGGATCGCGCAAGGTGCGCGATCTTCTGGCGGTGGAGGACTGGGACGGTCTGGTGGCCCTCGCCCGCGGGCAGGTGAAGGAGAACGCCCACGTTCTGGACGTGAACGTGGATTACGTGGGCCGCGACGGTGAGCGGGACATGCATGAGCTGGTCAGTCGTCTGGTCACGAACGTGACGCTGCCGCTGATGCTCGATTCCACCGAGTGGCAGAAAATGGAGGCCGGCCTCAAGGTGGCCGGCGGCAAGTGCATCCTCAATTCCACCAACTACGAGGACGGCGAGGAGCGCTTCTTCCGCGTCCTGCGGCTGGCGCGGGATTACGGCGCCGGTGTGGTGGTGGGCACCATCGATGAACAGGGCATGGCCCGCACCGCGGACGCCAAGTTCGCCATCGCTCAGCGGGCCTACAGGGATGCGCTCGAATTCGGCATTCCCGCCCGGGAGCTCTTCTACGACCCCCTGGCCCTGCCCGTCTCCACCGGCATCGAGGACGACCGGCGCAACGGAGCGGAGACGATCGAGGCCATCCGCCGCATCCGCCGCGATCTCCCCGGTGTGCATGTGCTGCTGGGGGTGTCCAACATCAGCTTCGGGCTGTCACCCGCCGCGCGCATCACCCTGAATTCGGTCTTCCTGCATGACTGCTGCGCAGCCGGAATGGACGCCGCCATCGTCTCGCCGGCCAAGATCCTGCCCCTGATGAAGGTGTCAGAGGAGCACCAGCGCATCTGCCGCGATCTGATCCACGACCGGCGCCGCTTCGAGGGTGACGCATGCATCTACGACCCGCTCACCGAGCTCACCAGCCTGTTCGAGGGGGTGAGCGCCAAGGAGGCCCGCGCGTCGGGTCCCAGCCTGCAGGATCTGCCGGTCGAAGAGCGCCTCACCCGTCACATCATCGACGGCGAGCGGATCGGGCTGGAAGCGGCTCTCGATGAGGCGCTCAACCAGCATCCACCGCTGGAGATCGTCAACACCTTCCTGCTGGATGGCATGAAAGTGGTGGGAGAACTCTTCGGCAGCGGCCAGATGCAGCTGCCCTTCGTGCTGCAATCCGCCCAGACCATGAAGGCGGCGGTGGCCCATCTCGAACCGCACATGGAGAAGACCGAGGGGGGCAGCACCGCCAAGGCGAAGTTCCTGATCGCGACGGTGAAGGGCGATGTGCACGACATCGGCAAGAACCTCGTCGACATCATTCTCACCAACAATGGCTACGAGGTGATCAATCTTGGCATCAAGCAGGAGGTGGGAGCCATCATCGAAGCCCAGCAGGAGCATCAGGCCGATTGCATCGCCATGAGCGGCCTGCTGGTCAAGTCCACCGCGTTCATGAAGGACAACCTCAGCGCCTTCAACGAGGCGGGAATTCATGTGCCCGTGGTGCTCGGTGGCGCGGCGCTCACTCCGCGCTTCGTGAATCGCGACTGCGCCGAGGTCTACGACGGCAAGGTGATCTACGGGCGCGATGCGTTCACCGACCTCCGTTTCATGGATGCCTACGTCGAGGCCCTGCGCGATGGCGTCTGGGACCACCGGCGCGGCTTCCTCTCCGGCACACCGGAGGGTATCCAGCTGGGTGGCGATGCCGGCGCCGGTGACGCCGCAGGCCCCGACGATGACTCCGGCAGCACGGGGGAGGGCAGTCCCTCGGGGGATGGAACCGGCTCAGCGCCGATCCGTCGCGATCGGTCCGAGGCGGTGCCGGAGGAGCGGGCGGTTGAGCCTCCGTTCCTCGGCTGCCGCCATCTGCACGGCGATGCCATCCCCCTGGAGGAGGTGGCGGCCTATCTCGATCGCAATGCCCTCTATGCCGGGCAGTGGCAGCTGCGCAAGGCCAAGGGCCAGAGCCGCCAGGACTACGAGGCAATGCTGGCCGAGAAGGCCGAACCGGTGCTCAGCCACTGGCTGGGACGGGCCTGCGAGGAGGGCCTGCTGCAGCCGGCCGTGGCCTACGGCTATTTCCCCTGCGGCCGGGATGGGAACAGCGTGGTGGTCTACGCACCGGATGGAGCGGCAGGGGGAGCGGAACTGGGCCGCTTCGAGCTGCCCCGCCAGCGCAGCGGCAACCGGTACTGCATCGCCGACTTCTACAGGGATCTGCAGGACGGCAGGCCCGGCGATGTGCTGCCGATGCAAGCGGTGACCATGGGCGAGGAGGCGAGTCGGTTCGCTCAGGCCCTCTTCAGCGCCGACAACTACGCCGATTACCTCTATTTCCATGGCCTCGCGGTGCAGATGGCCGAGGCCCTGGCGGAGTGGGTCCATGCCCGGATCCGCCGGGAATGCGGCTTCGGGGACCAGGAGCCCGACAGCCTGCGGGGTGTGCTCGCCCAGCACTACCGGGGCAGCCGATACTCCTTCGGCTACCCGGCCTGCCCGAATGTGGCCGACTCGCGCCAGCAGCTGGCGTGGCTGGACGCCGGATCCATCGGTCTGAGCATGGACGAGAGCGACCAGCTCAATCCCGAACAGAGCACCACCGCGCTTGTGGCGCTTCACAGTCAGGCGCGCTACTTCAGCGCCTGAATCGGCTCCCGGAGGGGGTCGGGACCAGCCGGCTCCTCAGCTGCAGAGGGCTTCCATGGTGTCGATGACCTCCTGCTGGAAGTCATCGAGTGAATCGGAGTCGCTCAGGTCCACCCCTTCACCCGCTGCGTTCTGGGTGAGCTCCTGGAAATGGAACGCCCCCTCCCCGTGGGCGAGGAATTCGATGGCCGAGCTCTCACCACTCTCCTTGAAGGCATCGCACAGGGCGAGGAACGCCGCGTCTTCCTGAAACTCCCACTGCATGTGCTGCTCTGCCGCGTTCCGTGCGTTGTTTCAAAACCTTTAAGGCCTGCCCCCCCGGTGTCGTCAACCGCCTGTGGGCAGGCAGCGGCATTGATTCGTCAGACTCGAACCCAGGTCTTCACATCCGGCATCGATGGAATCGGCGCCTGCATCCGCCCCGGACACCGCACGCAATGTTCTCGATCAACCCCTGCAGCGCTGCAGCTGTGAGCCGATGACCGGCTGGTTCCGGGATGGCAGCTGCCGCACCGATGCCGCCGATCTCGGCCGTCACACGGTCTGCTGCGTCATGAACGAGGCCTTTCTCTCGTACAGCAAGGCTCAGGGCAACGACCTCTCCACCCCAGTGCCGGCCTTCGGCTTTCCCGGCCTCAGGCCGGGCGATCACTGGTGCGTCTGCGCCAGCCGCTGGCTTCAGGCCCATGACGACGGCATGGCACCACCGGTGCGGCTGGACGCCACCGAGATCAGCACCCTGGAGGTCATTCCGATCGCCACCCTGAAGGCCAGGGCCTACCAGGGGATGGCCTGACCGTCCCAGGCCAGGAAGTCCCCGCTCCGCTCGGGCGTCTGGGCCTGGAGCACATCGAGCAGATGGCCGGCGGCCCGCTCCGGGGTGAACAGGCGGCCCTGGGGAACGGACGCCTGAAACGGTCTGGAGAGCGGCGTGTCCGTCGTGCCGGGATGGAGCAGGGTGACGCAGGTCTGGGGGCGCCGGCGGCGCCACTCCAGAGCCAGGCAGGTGAGGAGCTGGTTCTGGGCGGCCTTGGCCGCCCGGTAGCTGTACCAGCCGCCGCTGCGGTTGTCCCCGATGCTGCCCACACGGGCCGAGAGGCTGGCGAACTGACAGGGCTGGTCGCGGGGCATGGCCGGAGCCAGAGCCCGGGCCAGCAGCAGGGGGCCGAAGGCGTTGACAGCGAAGACCCGCTCCAGCGAGTGGAACGTCACATGGTCGAGCCGCTTTTCGGGGCTCAGTCCCTCCCCATGCAGCACCCCCAGAGCCACGATGACCAGCCTCAGCGGCTGTGCCTCGGCCAGAACGGCCTCACCGAGCCGGTCCAGGCTGTCACCGTCACGGACATCGAGAGGCAGCACCCTCACCGCACCGGCCCGCTCCGCCGCGAGCGCACGCTCCGGATCGCGGCTGGTGGCCCACACCCGCAGCCCCGGTGCTCGGGAGGCCAGGGCCGCCACGAGGGCATGGCCCAGACCTCCGGCACCCACCACCAACGCCGTCCCGCTCCACCGGCCCCAGTCCATCCGCCCATGCCGCCGTCGGCCTCACCATGGCGCAGAGGTCTGTTCCACGCGGCTCTGGAATCGGCGATGATCGCCGCTGCAGTGATGTCCGGGCACCGGTGATCTGGCCAGGTCCCATCCGCAATGGTCACGGGAGTCGCCTGGGCCGGCGCACCATGAGGGGCTCAAGCCGCGGATTCGCGGTGGCCGGAGCCCTGCTGCTCGCCCTGGGCGGGGGCATCGGGCTCGAGCGACTGCGCAGCGGCCCGGCCGGTCGGGTCGCTCTTTCCTGGCCATGGGCGCCGGAAGCGGCCTCCGCGGATGCGGAGGTCGCGCTGGCCACCCTGCTGGAGCGGCCCGAAGGCCCTGCGCGGACCGCCATCGATTCCGCTCGGGAATCCGAGCCGGCTCCTGCCGTCCCGCCGATCCCGGTGCCCGGCGAGGGGCTGGTGATCCGGGTGGGGCTGGTCAGCCAGGGCCGGCAGGCCAGCCTGGGCGGAACGGCCGCCTGGACGTGCACCCGCTCCGATGGCGGGCGGCTGCAGATGCCTGCGGGAGGTAGCAGGGGCCTGGGCCCCATCCTCGCCGGCCGTGGCTCGGCGTTGTGCCGGTCGGTCCCGGGTGGAACGCTCACGGTCAATGGCACCGCCTACGCCGGTGAGCTGCAGCTGTTCGCGGGCGATGGGGGCGCCACGATCGTCAACAACCTGCCGCTCGAGGACTACATCGCCTCGGTGGTGGGCGCCGAGATGCCGGCGAGCTGGCCCGAGCACGCCCTCCGAGCCCAGGCCGTGGCCGCACGCTCCTATGCCCTGGCCCACATGGCCAGACCGGCGACGACCCTGTTCCACCTCGGCGACACCACCCGCTGGCAGGCATACCGGGGTCTGGCCAGCCGCCATCCGCGCACGCGTCAGGCCGCGGCCGACACCGAGGGGATGATCCTCAGTTTCCGGGGCGGCATCGTGGAGAGCCTCTATGCCGCCACCGACGGCATCAGCCGGGAGGCCCATGGCCACCTCGGCGCCAGCATGAGCCAGCACGGCGCCCGGACGCTGGCGGAGCGGGGACTCACTTACGTGCAGATTCTGGGGCGCTACTACCAGGGCGCGTCGCTGGCGCGACTGAACCGGTCGACGGGCCGTGAGAGCTGACTCCTCCCTCCCGCCGGTCCCGCCTGGAGCCTGGCCCGGCTCCAGGGACCTGCTGGAGAGGGCGCTGCAGCGCTCCAGAAGCGCCCTGTCGGCAGGAGCGCTGATCCCACTGGAGACCTGCCTGGAACGGGAACCGGCCCTGGAGCCGTTCCAGGTGCGCCACCTGCTCAGCCGCACCCCCAAGCATCTGCGGGAGCCGGGTCCGAGAGCGAATCCCTTCCTGCCCTGGGACTCGCGCCTGGAGGTGGAGCGCTTCGACACGGGTCACGTGGTGCTGCTGAACAAGTTCCCCGTGCAGCCCGGCCATCTGCTGCTGATCACCGACCACTGGCAGCCTCAGGACGGCTGGCTCAACGCGAGGGACTGGGCCGCCATGGCCCGGATGGAGAGCGACACAAGCGGGC
It encodes the following:
- a CDS encoding branched-chain amino acid transaminase, producing MQSFLPYAWFRGRCVPFAEATVSVATHALHYGTGAFGGMRALPNPEKPSEILLFRADRHARRLAQSARLLLTDLAEATVLDAVTAMLRANRPSTPSYLRPFVYTSDLGIAPRLHDIETDFLIYGIELGDYLSPDGVSCRISSWTRQEDRSLPLRGKISGAYITSSLAKTEAVQSGFDEALLLNSRGKVSEASGMNLFIVRDGVLITPGVDQDILEGITRASVIELARDMGIHVVERAVDKTELLVADEVFLTGTAAKITPIRRVETTDLSGPRPLMTALKQKLTAITEGREPAYEHWVTRIALDQAS
- the metH gene encoding methionine synthase; its protein translation is MGTSLQTMDLTAEDFGGPVLEGCNENLVVTRPDAVQEVHRRFLEAGCDVIETDTFGAASVVLAEYGLEDRAHELNRRAAELAKEVAQAFSTPEKPRFVAGSMGPTTKLPTLGHIPFDTLRNAYQEQAEGLLAGGVDLLLVETCQDVLQIKAALQGIEAAFETWGGRRPLMVSVTMETTGTMLVGSDIAAVVAILEPFPIDVLGLNCATGPEQMKEHIRYLSDHSPFVLSCIPNAGLPENVGGVAHYRLRPIELRMQLLHFVEDLGVQVIGGCCGTTPDHIRALAEMAEGMSPKTRAIRGPRDQSGRPCLGYEPSAASIYGTTTYEQDQSFLIIGERLNASGSRKVRDLLAVEDWDGLVALARGQVKENAHVLDVNVDYVGRDGERDMHELVSRLVTNVTLPLMLDSTEWQKMEAGLKVAGGKCILNSTNYEDGEERFFRVLRLARDYGAGVVVGTIDEQGMARTADAKFAIAQRAYRDALEFGIPARELFYDPLALPVSTGIEDDRRNGAETIEAIRRIRRDLPGVHVLLGVSNISFGLSPAARITLNSVFLHDCCAAGMDAAIVSPAKILPLMKVSEEHQRICRDLIHDRRRFEGDACIYDPLTELTSLFEGVSAKEARASGPSLQDLPVEERLTRHIIDGERIGLEAALDEALNQHPPLEIVNTFLLDGMKVVGELFGSGQMQLPFVLQSAQTMKAAVAHLEPHMEKTEGGSTAKAKFLIATVKGDVHDIGKNLVDIILTNNGYEVINLGIKQEVGAIIEAQQEHQADCIAMSGLLVKSTAFMKDNLSAFNEAGIHVPVVLGGAALTPRFVNRDCAEVYDGKVIYGRDAFTDLRFMDAYVEALRDGVWDHRRGFLSGTPEGIQLGGDAGAGDAAGPDDDSGSTGEGSPSGDGTGSAPIRRDRSEAVPEERAVEPPFLGCRHLHGDAIPLEEVAAYLDRNALYAGQWQLRKAKGQSRQDYEAMLAEKAEPVLSHWLGRACEEGLLQPAVAYGYFPCGRDGNSVVVYAPDGAAGGAELGRFELPRQRSGNRYCIADFYRDLQDGRPGDVLPMQAVTMGEEASRFAQALFSADNYADYLYFHGLAVQMAEALAEWVHARIRRECGFGDQEPDSLRGVLAQHYRGSRYSFGYPACPNVADSRQQLAWLDAGSIGLSMDESDQLNPEQSTTALVALHSQARYFSA
- the cobN gene encoding cobaltochelatase subunit CobN; this encodes MHRLAAVPGAYEPDERPAFVEQPAAPLLVLSSADTDLSALASARSAHAARGGAIMRGLNLAALSHPAVIDHYVRHSLPAARVVLVRLLGGRGHWSYGLECLRDWQMQAPGRHLIVLAGAPELDASLHYLGSLPLPLADALAASLRIGGPAVWGGALSLMDRLARSEDPGPPPPLELPPDPEPWDWRDDPGPRVGVVLYRAWLQADDLRFPRLLLRQLREAGLCPRLLWVSGLRDPGVQEGVRDLLGRERVDLVLCGTSFASVRFEEAGLGAPLWEALDVPVLQVLTSTQPRSAWQGRSTGLAPLDLTMQVALPELDGRITTRVAAFKEPIGVDAHLATALQGLVPDPERLDFIVRLALAWVRLRRCSPAERRIALVLANYPSRDGRLANGVGLDTPDSAAAILHWLVEAGYRLDDGDSSAPLPRDGRELMARVLACRTHDPEAGSRSAGDCLPLELYRRWWDRLPEALRSDVERRWGPPDADPSLVEGGFPIAMVRFGHVVLLVQPPRGYDRDPALSYHAPDLPPTHAYLAHYLWLRERHRAHAVVHVGKHGNLEWLPGKGLGLSPACHPELALGPMPHLYPFIVNDPGEGTQAKRRAQAVIIDHLTPPLDRAGLHGPLQQLEALMDEYWDCVQLGGERAGLLAGRIETSLEALALPELSGEEEREERFAAADGYLCELKEAQIRVGLHRFGVLPERERLLGLLACLCRPPLAGEPGLPQALALDLGLELDPWSAPEEAPLAAGDRERLEPIRRCLMQGPAAISGLPPLRLTGDAVTLLEALARPLLEALLDRARLEHAPAVLSAPVPEAAAGATTAACLERLAATVLPPLLISPERERQGLLRGLAGRRVAAGPSGAPTRGRPDVLPTGRNFYSVDLRGLPTEAAWSLGERSAAQLLDLYLLEEGEPLRSLALSVWGTATMRNGGEDIAQMLALMGVRPVWDGPTRRLVGLEVIPLSLLGRPRVDVTLRISGLFRDAFPQLVGWVNRATAMVAALEESESDNPLAAALRNEGQAARVYGSAPGAYGAGLQGLIESGEWEDRTDLGQAYLNWSGWRYEGDGEPVADRAGLERRLAGLQVVIHNQDNREHDLLDSDDYYQFHGGLAAAIAAVGGRRAQLWFGDHSRSERPRLHRVSRELDKVIRSRLLNPRWLEAMRGHGYRGGFEMAASIDYLFAYDASSGEVPAWSYGALCESWFTDPEILAFLQRDNPWALRDMAERLLEAHHRGLWTQAGDAQLALLRQLVLESEATIERGN
- a CDS encoding DUF2237 family protein; this encodes MESAPASAPDTARNVLDQPLQRCSCEPMTGWFRDGSCRTDAADLGRHTVCCVMNEAFLSYSKAQGNDLSTPVPAFGFPGLRPGDHWCVCASRWLQAHDDGMAPPVRLDATEISTLEVIPIATLKARAYQGMA
- a CDS encoding SpoIID/LytB domain-containing protein, whose amino-acid sequence is MRGSSRGFAVAGALLLALGGGIGLERLRSGPAGRVALSWPWAPEAASADAEVALATLLERPEGPARTAIDSARESEPAPAVPPIPVPGEGLVIRVGLVSQGRQASLGGTAAWTCTRSDGGRLQMPAGGSRGLGPILAGRGSALCRSVPGGTLTVNGTAYAGELQLFAGDGGATIVNNLPLEDYIASVVGAEMPASWPEHALRAQAVAARSYALAHMARPATTLFHLGDTTRWQAYRGLASRHPRTRQAAADTEGMILSFRGGIVESLYAATDGISREAHGHLGASMSQHGARTLAERGLTYVQILGRYYQGASLARLNRSTGRES
- a CDS encoding SDR family NAD(P)-dependent oxidoreductase, which translates into the protein MDWGRWSGTALVVGAGGLGHALVAALASRAPGLRVWATSRDPERALAAERAGAVRVLPLDVRDGDSLDRLGEAVLAEAQPLRLVIVALGVLHGEGLSPEKRLDHVTFHSLERVFAVNAFGPLLLARALAPAMPRDQPCQFASLSARVGSIGDNRSGGWYSYRAAKAAQNQLLTCLALEWRRRRPQTCVTLLHPGTTDTPLSRPFQASVPQGRLFTPERAAGHLLDVLQAQTPERSGDFLAWDGQAIPW